The genomic region TCATTGGATTCTGCTTCCGCGGTCAGCGGAGTTCCAAGGGACATCAGAATCAATGTGGATACGGAGAGTGCTGTAATCAGGCTCTTGTTGCGCATTTTGAACCTCCAGGAGAGCGGTTAAATTCCTCTCCTACTGGTAACGATAACAAGGGAATACTGAACGAGAGCTTAATGATGTTTTTCGAAAGTTTCGGACGAGGCTTGGTGAGTGAGGGAGAGCAGTCGTAAGGCTGTGCTGTCAGATCAAGTTTCGACTATACACTTGAGTCGCTCCTTATCCGATCATGTAATATTATTTTGTTTCTCTGCAACGCTTGAATCAAATTTTTCTTTGCTAATTACAAACCGTTTATGCTCGCCTTTGGAGATTAATTCTACTTCATCATGTGCCTCGACCGAAAATGTAAGTTTTCTTCCTTCGACTTTAATTAATTCGACAGTTGCAGTAACTTCGAACCCAGGAGGTGTTGCCGCGCCATGACTTACATTAATATGAATTCCAACGGTTTGTTCATGTGGCCAGTCTAGGAGTCTGTCGGATTTAACCAGTCCCATTTGATAAAATACTGTAAGCCAAAGAATAACGAACCGAAGTCAGTATGTCAGATAAATTCCGCACGATTAATCGAGACACCCCCTATCTGTTGCCGCCCTCATTACAGGACTGGCTACCAGAGAACCATTTGGCGCGATTTATCGTGGACATCGTAGAACAGCTGGATCTGAAAGAGCTGGAATCTCAATACGGTGGCGGAGGAAAAGCGCCCTACCATCCAGCCATTTTGCTTTCACTGCTGTTCTACGGTTACGCAACCGGCGTATTCTCCAGCCGAAAGTTGGAGCAAGCCACCTACGACTCCGTGGCCTTCCGGTTCATTACGGCAGACAGCCATCCAGACCATGACACCATCGCCACCTTTCGCAAACGCTTTCTCAAGGAGTTGAAGGGATTCTTTGTCCAGATATTAGTGATAGCCAAGGCGATGAGTCTTTTGAAGATAGGCAATGTGAGTTTGGATGGGACAAAGGTCAAGGCCAATGCCAGCAAACACAAGGCGATGAGTTGGGGGTATGCCAACAAGCTTGAAGAGCAGCTTCATCGTGAAGTCGAGCTGTTGCTGAAAAAGGCCGAACAGGCCGATGCAGAAGAAGAGCCGGAACTGGATATTCCAGAGGAACTCAAACGTCGTGAGGACCGGCTTGCTGCGATAGCCAAGGCTAAGAAAGAGATCGAACGAAGAGCGCGTGAGCGCTTTGAAAAAGAACGGGCGGAATACGAAGAGAAGGTGAAGCGGCGTAAGGAACGAGAGGAAAAGACAGGGAAGAAGGCCAGAGGTAGAGTGCCAAAGCCGCCAGAAGAAGGTCCACAGGAAAAAGACCAAGTCAATTTCACGGATGAGGAGTCACGCATCATGCCCTCATCGGAAGGGTTTGTTCAGGCCTATAACGCCCAAGCGGCAGTTGATACCGGTACCCACCTGATCGTGGAGAACCATATTACCCAGCAACCCAATGACAAACAGGAAATAGAACCTGCACTTGCACAACTGAAGGCAGCAGAAGAGCAGCTGGGAAAACCACAAGGTCTGTTGGCGGATACGGGTTACTTCAGTGAAGAGAATGTCAATCGTTGTGAAGCACAGGAGATCACCCCCTACCTCTCCGATAGCCGCGAACAGCACAACCTGCCGCTGGAAGAGCGGCTGAAACAGGTGCCGCCCTGCCCGGAAGATGCCGATATGTTAACCCGAATGAGGCATCGACTCAGTACACCGGAAGGCAAGGCCGTGTATGCCACACGGAAATCGACAGTTGAGACCGTCTTCGGCATTATCAAAGAAGTAATGGGATTTCGGCAATTTCACCTTCGAGGGAGTGATTCAGCGCAAGGTGAATGGAATCTGGTATGTACGGCATGGAACCTGAAGCGGATGCATGCGCTGGCAGGCTGAGATATCGACAAGGATAGGTCAGTCTTTCATAATTCACTGCCCTACATAGGGCTTATATTCCTACAGAGGCAGCGATTATGGGAAAAACACGGTGGGCCGGAAAATATCCCTGGCTCAATGGATCAAACCCGACAGACTCCTAGATGAGGATTAATCGCCTTTATACACGCCCACTCAAGAAATCCAACCAGAAATCCTGTTGCGAAGACTTCGGGCATTGCTATAAATTCTTCTGATTCTGGATATAAGGCTGGAACCGTCTTTGATACAGGCACGACATATTTGTGCTCGTATCGAATTCCAGGTTTTAAAGATTCTTTCAACCTTTCTCTCCTCCTATGGCATAACGCAGAGCTCAAAAATCCATCTTCTGAGCCTTGAAATTATTATTTTTGTCTTGGCATCTCTACTAACTCCGACACCTCAAGTGAACCGCCAATATCAAGAAAAGGGCAAGCCTTTGCAATCGACAGCGCCGCCTCCATAGATTCCGCTTCAATTATTGTGTAACCAGACATTGTCGTTGTGCCTCCAATGGCAACAGTGCCATCAGAGTTTACTGTGCTCGTATTCTTAAGCGGATTTGCAGGACTAACAGCTGAGTCGCCCAATGAAGATAACCAATCCATATATTTCGAAAAATGTTGCTTACCTTCCTCTGGACTGGATGGTTGATCACCGCCCAGATAAACAATAACGTATTGAGGCATTGCGCTTCTCCATAGTTGAAATTTAACTTTTACTGCACTTCAAAAACATAACTTCGAAAATCTCCCGGTGGAGGGGCAAGACCCTCTTATCAAGATGATTCTTGGTCATCCCTGGACAAAATGTCCAGTAGTAGATTTCTCACCTAACTGGTTGCGCAAGATCAAGGGGGTTGCGATTGGGTAGAGAATCGTCCAATACCTATGCCAGTTGGACAGAGACTTTGGATGAAAGTTAATTTGTCGGAATTATTTACACTTTGGAAATTGATTAATTTATCTCTCTGGCTACACTAACTGATTGAAATTAATCTAAATCTATCCTGTTAGCTATCGATTTCCAAACGGGACAGAAATTCATGTATCTCAGGATCTGGGTGATAGAGACGATCCGAATCACTTTATTTGGGTATGGGAACGGGTGTCAATAGAAGCTGATCGGGAAGAGATATTGAGCCCAAGACACACCCGATTGGCTTGGAGGGAACATACCTATTCCTCTGATGTTATGGGGGGGCGGTCTGAAGCGAGTATCAGACTCAAAATGGGTAGTATTCAGGTTCGGAAAATAGAAGGTGTCAGCTACCAGACATACTCATTTTTCGTTTCCCGTCATCGTTCTGAGCTAAGAGATACTGATTTCTAAGTAGCAGCGCCGGGTTGCGGCACCGCAGCTGGCTCTACGTCCTCCCCCGATCTGCTTCCGATCCGCTCCAAAAAGGTGTCCCCAGTGTTGTTTAGAATCTTTGGTTTATATGAATAATCTCTGCACCAGCTTTCAACTTATCAAGGAAGTCCGCCCATTCCTGCATCATCCTGATCCTCTCCGGCATGTGTTCTGCGTAGTTATAGGCGGCTCGAACGGAATTTCTTTCAGTATGAGCTAATTGGCGTTCGATAGCGTCTCTGTGCCAACCCTGCTCATTCAAAAGGGTAGAAGCCATGGAGCGGAACCCATGACCTGTCATTTCCTCTTTTGTATACCCGAGTCGCCTCAGGGCTGCATTAACTGTATTTTCTGACATGGGGCGTTTATTGCTGCGCATGCCTGGAAAAACATACTTTCCGTTGCCAGTGAGTGGCTTGATCTCTTCCAGAGCGGAAGATCTGTCCACAGCTTTGGTGGATGCGGTGGGCTGTTTCCAGTGCGCCTCTGTCTTCTATTCGGCGAAGGACTGTCAGTAGCTCAGGTGCTGTGATCTCGCCGATTGTCCTTGAGCCAATCCAAGGGAACACGTCTTTCTCCAGTCGCAGCAAGATCCGGGACGAGTGGGTTTTCGACCAGTTGGGCTCATGCTTGCCCCACCATTCACGGGCTACGGTCTCTAGGCTGTCTGCTCCTGATTGAGATGCCTTGGTTGCTTTGCGGGCTTCGCTTGGGTCAATTCCATCCACCAATTGCTTTCGGGCTGTTGATCTCCTGTCTCTTGCTGTTTTCAGAGACACATCAGGATAGACCCCCATTGAGAGAGTTTTCCGCTTGCTGTTGAAACGGTAATCCAATCGCCACCACTTGCCTCCTTTTGGAGTAATAAGGAGATATAGGCCAGACCCATCTGTCAGTTTGTATTGCTTGTCTTTTGGTTTGGCGTTACGGATGGCGCTGTCAGTGAGTGGCATGGCGGTAACTCCAGTGGCGGTAAGTGGGGCTACCGCCATACTTACCGTCATTTATCGTGGATTTCATAGGATTATACTAGACGGTAACGGACAGTCAGGCAATAAAAAAGCCCGCTGTTACGCGGGCTTAGGGTCTTTATTGGATTGCTTTGGATCTTCAATTGGTGGAGGCGGGCGGATTCGAACCGCCGTCCGCGAGTCCTCTGCCGTAGGTTCTACATGTTTAGTCCGGTCTATTATTTTTAGCTGGCTGCCACCCGACGGACAGGGTGTGCAGATAGCGATTTCGGTTAAGTTTTAACGAATCCACCCCGAATAAGCTTCATCGCGATCTTATGAGATATGACGCCTGATTGGTCCGAAGACCCTGGACGCATAAGCACGGCTCCAGTCAGACGGCATTCTACCGGTTATTAAGCGGCGAGTGCGTAGTTGTCGTCGTTGGCAACTATAAGTTTGCAGCTAGTTTTACGAGGTTATCTGCCCCTCGACATGCACCTAAGGTTTTGTAACCCCCGTCGAAGCCTACGTCGCCCCCAAGGAGAAACTTTTCTCAAGTCTCAAGGGTAGACAGTATAAAGCAGCGGGAAGTTCCGTGCCATGCTGAAGTGAGGTTGGATCAGCCGCGTTTGAAGATTCGCTCTTTCTCACGCTTCCAGTCACGGTCTTTATCGCTGCTGCGTTTATCGTGCTGTTTTTTACCTTTTGCCAGACCGATCTCCAGTTTGGCGTAGCCTTTTTTCCAGTAGAGCGCGGTGGGAACCAAGGTGTAGCCTTTTCGCTCCACCAGGCCGATGAGTTTGCTCAGTTCGCGGCGGTGCAGCAGCAGTTTTCGGCTGCGGGTCGGATCGGTCGTGACATGAGTGGACGCGGTTTTGAGCGGGGTAATATGGGCCCCAAAGAGGTAGGCCTCGCCGTTCTGAATGATGACGTAGCTCTCTTTGATCTGCACGCGTCCCTCGCGCAGACTCTTGACCTCCCATCCCTGCAGGGAGATGCCCGCCTCGTAGCGCTCCTCGATAAAAAAGTCGTGCTTCGCCTTCTTGTTGAGGGCGATGGTCGAGCCGCCGGAGGATTTCGCTGATTTTGATTTTTTTCCCATCGGCGCATTCTATGCGAGTGGGCATCTATCGGCCAGTCCTGCCTTGTTATAGAGGTTGATTTCACGGAGAATAAATCGCTTTCGATCAAGCGCTTCAGGGGAAAAATTTCCGCCATGACAGAACGGACATCCATCCACGGCCAGTGGTCATCCAGGCTGGTCTTTATCCTGGCTGCTACGGGTTCAGCGGTGGGATTGGGCAATATTTGGAAATTCCCCTACATCACCGGCGAGAATGGCGGGGGTGCATTTGTCTTGGTCTATCTGCTCTGTATTGCCGTGGTGGGTATCCCGATCATGATGGCGGAGGTGATGCTGGGACGGCGTGGTCGGCAGAGTCCGATCAACACCATGACGGCGCTGGCAAAGGAGGAGGGCGCTTCGTCTGCCTGGTCCCTGGTTGGCTGGAGTGGTGTGCTGGCCGGTTTTATTATCCTCTCTTACTACAGTGTGATCGCCGGCTGGGCTTTGGCCTATGTCTTTCGGGTGGCCGGAGGAATTTTCAATGGTGCCGATGCGGCGGGCGTGCAGGCTGTTTTCACCGGTCTTACCGGCGATCCGGAACGCTTGATTGCCTGGCATACCCTGTTCATGTTGATGAGTATGGCGGTGGTCGCGCGCGGGGTGCGGGCTGGTCTGGAAAAGGCGGTGACTTACCTGATGCCGGCGCTCTTTGTGCTGCTGTTTGTGCTGCTGGGTTATGCGATGAGTACAGGGGCGTTCATCGATGGCCTGAAATTTCTCTTTCAACCTGATTTCGGCAAGCTGTTTTACGTCTGCGAAACTGTCGCTGGAAGCGAAAGTTGTGAGCTGTCTGGCAGTCCCGTTCTGGTGGCGATGGGACACGCTTTCTTTACCCTGAGTCTGGGTATGGGGGCGATCATGGTTTACGGCTCCTATATGCCGAAGGGAACCTCTATCGCCCGTTCAGCGGTGTTGATTGCGCTGCTGGACACCCTGGTTGCATTGGTTGCTGGCATGGCGATATTCCCCATCGTGTTTGCCAATGGCCTGGAGCCCGGTTCAGGCCCAGGGCTGATCTTTCAGACCCTGCCGATTGCTTTCGGCGCCATGCCCGGCGGACAGTTCTTTGGAACTCTGTTTTTCGTTCTGCTGGTCTTTGCCGCATGGTCCTCGGCGATCTCGCTGATCGAACCGGCGGTTGCCTGGTTGGTGGAGAATCGGGGGCTGACTCGCGTACGTGCCTCTGCCGTGATCGGTATGACGACCTGGGTTTTGGGCCTTGGCAGCATCTTCTCCTTCAATATCTGGTCAGGAGATGAGTATAAGCTGTTCGGAAAGACGTTCTTTGATCTGTTGGACTATCTGGCAGCCAATATTATGCTGCCGCTGGGCGGCTTGCTGATTGCGTTGTTTGCCGGCTGGTTGATGAAGCGGGAATCAAGTGTTGATGAGTTTGCCATGCATGCTTGGCGTTATGGTCTGTGGCGGGTGCTGATCCGCTATGTTTCGCCACTGGCTGTTGTTGTCGTCTTTCTTAACGCTGTCGGGATCTTCTGAGTATGCCGGTAGTGAGCAAAAGCGCCCTGGTTCATCATTCAGCCGAAGAGATGTACCGCTTGGTGTGTGACTTTGAGTCTTACCCGGAGTTTCTCCCCTGGTGCAGTGCCAGTCGCCTGATCTCAAGAACCGAGGATCAGATTTGTGGAGAATTGGAGGTTTCCCGCCTTGGTATTCGACAGCGTTTTTCAACCTGCAATGCGTTGGTCTCCAATGAACGGATGGATATCCAGTTGCGGGATGGGCCATTCAGAAAATTACAGGGTGGCTGGCGCTTCATTCCCCTCAAAACCGATGCGAGCAAGGTGGAGCTGGTACTGGATTTTGAGTTCTCGGGAAAATTGATCGATGCTGCTTTCGGCAAGGTTTTTAATCATATCGCCACCACGCTGGTGGATTCGTTTTGTAAGCGGGCGGATGAGGTGTACCGTGACTGATGAAGGTATTTTGGTGGAAGTGGCCTATGGGAAGCTTGATGAGCAGGTTATTCTGGTGGTCAAAGGCGCCTCTGGCATGACGGTGCGCAACGCCATTGAATCGTCAGGCGTTCTGGAGCAGTTTCCTGAGATAGACCCGGACTCAGCCAAGGTGGGTATTTTCGGCAAACTCACCAAGCAGGAGACGGTATTGAATAGTGGTGACCGGGTGGAGATCTATCGGCCACTGATTGCTGATCCCAAGGAGGCGAGAAAGAAGCGCGCTGCCGAGGGTAAGGTAATGAGGAAAGGTGGCGGCGAGCAGAGCTGAGATGGCTAGATGCTTTTCACGCAGCTAATTTAGGGCAGGCCGGTTCAAGCGTAGCGGAACCGGCAGAAGTTCTAGTCATCCTCGATATCGAGACCGGCTTTCTGCAGTGCCTTGTCCACGATGCCCAATTCGCCAGTGTAGTCGGGTACGCTGACAACGAGTTCTTTCTTTTCCTTCTGTTCAGCAATGTTTTCCGCAGGTTTGATGTCTCCACTGTAACGGACCATTGAGTCACCGTCGAAAAAGACGGAAAAGTGCTTGATCTCCAGAGGATCGTTGCGCCTCTTTATGCTGAAAAGGTAATCCCATCGGTTCTGATGAAAGACATCCACCAGAAGAGGGGTGCCGAGTAAGAATCGTACCTGCTTTCGGCTCATTCCCGGTTTGAGTTCAGCCACCACTTCAGGGGTGACGATGTTACCCTGCTGGATGTCTGGAATATGAACCAGGGAGAAATCCCGCCAGCTTGAACAACCGCCCAGGATGAGGAGAGTGCTGACCAAAAGAGAGATGAGAATCTTTTGCATTACGAGTACAATTCAATAAAAATCAATGTTGGATGATACCTCATCACCTTCTGAAAAACACGAAGGCGGAGTAGTGATAAATGGATAATCAGGAAATTAGAAAAGCGGGCTTGAAGGTTACCCTGCCAAGGGTAAAGATTCTTGAGCTACTTGAAGCGAGTGTGCCACGCCACGTCAGTGCTGAAGATGTCTATAAGATGCTCCTGGAAAAAGGCGAAGAGATCGGTCTGGCGACTGTCTATCGGGTGCTGACCCAGTTTGAAGCGGCGGGTTTGGTTACCCGGCATAATTTTGAGGGGGGGCACGCGGTATTTGAATTGGATCGTGGAGAGCATCACGATCACATCGTCTGTGTACTCTGTGGGAAGGTTGAAGAGTTTATGGATGCCACCATTGAAGAGCGGCAAAAAGAGATTGCTGCAGAGCATGGGTTTGAAATGGAGGACCACTCTCTGATTATCTATGGGCGTTGCATCAACCCTTCTTGCCCCGGCCGCGAATCGTAAGCGATTAACCTCGCGGATTTCTTGCGGCCGACACTATTGTCAGGCTTGGGGATATTTCTGTCAGCAGTTGTTGCCCCTTTTCCAGACTGATGACCTGCGATGTTCCGCTTAATCCGAGTGTGAGCATGGATGTATGGACGGGTGGGGTAATGTCTGATGAAAGCACCCCAGCATCCTGATGGCGGATGAAATACTCGATCCAGCGTGGTTTCAGCAGGTGTGCTGCAAAAATGAACATGCGGGTTCTCAGGGGCTGTCCTTTTTCACCTAGTGCGATATACAGGTCAAGCAGCGCACCTGTGACGCCAGCCGCATCGCTGAGATGTATGTGGAGGTAGATTCGCTGCACGTGGGAGCGCAGGTCGGATGGCTCATGAGTAATCTGTCGGGCCAGATAGCTCAAAGCCTGCTCCCACCAGTTGCCAGCATCCAGCCAGAGTTGCTTTTCTCCGGGGATACGGAATGCGGCGTCGATATTGGGATCGATCTTTCGAACGTGCTGGAGCTGATGCTCTTGACTTGGGTGAGTGATGACGCGCAATTTCGTTGCCAAGGTGTAGGTCGGGTAATGGCGTTTCTGACAGTTAAAAGGTTTTAGATCATTTTAATGATATTTTCTGCGGCACGTTTTACGTCGAGAAAGATCAAACCCAATTTGGCAGTGGGTTTTGCCAATACAGTGACAACTGCCTCGTCGCCAGCATGCATCATGAGTACATAACCCCTGTTGCCTTTAACCAGAACCTGTTCGAGCTCGCCGCGGGCAAGTTCCTGAGCGGTACGGTCTCCCAGTGAGAGCATGGCGGCACTCATCGCGCCAACCCGGTCTTCATCCATTCCCGCGGGCAGTTGTGATGCCATCATCAAACCATCCGTGGAGATAACCCCGGATGCCTCAATATCGGCTGAAGTGCCGTTAAGATCATTCAATATAGAATTTAGCATGTCTGAGCGCATGTTATTGTCCCCAACTATCTAAAATTATTGTAGTTTTCTATTGTTATCATTACTTTTATAGCCACGGAGGGGGAGTGGAAAATTTCTCCTCTCTAGGCGGTGGAACACTCTCTTAAACTCATGGCGCGAAGGTAGCGGCAGGTATTTCTATCCATCCAGGTTTCCATAGCGTTTGTTCAATGCCCAAATCAGCTGGGTCAATACCGGTTGATTAAGATGTGGTACACCGCCAATGATGAGTACAAAACGGTGTACACCAATATAGATCGGCCAGAATCCAACCTGGCTGTTTCCTGCCGCATCCACCAATGCCCATGCACTGGTCCAGAATTCTAGCTTATCATGCAGGATATTGCGTCGGCGTTCGTGCATCGAAGCAATATCTGCGCTGATAGCAGACAAGTTTACCGCTGTATCCGGGGAAAACCCGAGGGAATTGATGGAAAATCCTTGTTCGTCCGCCAATATTGCTTTGCCGCTGCCTGAAAGTTTCAGGAGCATCTTTGGCAACAAATCCTCGAGTGTTCCCTCGGGCGCAGGCTGCCTCACTTCAAAGCCCTCGATCCAGCCCATGGTCTGGGACTTTAAAAGGGTCTCTATTGTCTCTTCTTCATCGACACAGCTCCATGATGTCAGGGTTTCAATGGTTAAACGATGGCTCGATTCTCCATTCATCATGGCGCGCAGCATGATTCTGGCGATTGTCGGGTCTGGTGTGGAGACACAGTAGTAGGCGCCGGCAGGCGTCGGCAGTACAAACAACCCTTTTTTTAGAAGATAGTTATTCACGTCAGGCAGCTAATTTCGGATCCAGTGAAAAAATAAGCGCTTCGATAAGTAATGCTACGTCGATATGATTTCTTGCATCTACCGAAAAAACAGGAATATTAGGAAGGATATTCCGCAATTGTGCCTGATATTCGTCAATCGAGGGGGTTGAGCAGAGATCCATCTTGGTAATACCGATGGCAACTCTGTTTTTTGAGGTGAACTTTTTGAACGAGCGGAGGAAAAAGTGCAGGTCACTGAAAGGGTCGGTGCGTGAGCTGTCGATAAGCAGTATCAGACCGACGCTGCCCTTGCTTAGAATATCCCACATGAAGTCGAAGCGTGGTTCGCCTGGGGTGCCATATAGATGGAGCGTACCAATGCCGGATAGCGTCATCAATCCGTAATCCATGGCGACCGTTGTGGTCTCTTTATATTCCTGGGTGATGTCAGACGCAAGGGCTTCAGTAGTCAGGGGTGGGGTATTGCTTACACTACTGATTGCAGTGGTCTTCCCCGCGCCAACCGATCCCGCAATGAGTATTTTGTAGTTGTCCATCTAGTTATTCACTGCGGCCATACTCAGCGTGATTTCAACTGATGCAGGATTCTTTTGAACAGCGTGGGTTTGCCATAAGATTTGATGGCTAGTGTCGGGATACCGGTTTCCGTATTCATGTCTGCCTCTGTAGCTGCCAGTCCGATGGCATGGGCGGCACTGTAAAAGGCAAAGACGTAGCGCTGAGGAATATTCAGTACCTGGGCTGTAGTGGCCAACGAGTGTTTCTGCTGTGACCAGAGCGCAGTAATCCGTGTGGCGTGTGGAAAAATCTGCAGACGTGTCAGATTGGGCCAGTGTTTAAGCCGGACTGCCTGGTGGGGGTTGGTGCCGGCAGGCATACGGCCCAAGCTGCTCCAGAGTGTGAGTTCCCAGACGAAAGCCTCTATTGGACGACGGCGTGTCCGGCCTGGCATGTCACAAACCGAATCCTGCAAGGAGGGAAGGCACTTATCTGTTTCAATAGGTTGAGAGGCGAGAGAATGCAATTGCTGCTCTTCAATCTCAATCAATACTTCTCGGGTCATTGGAACAATGGTGATTGTGCCGTGATGGCTGGAGATGCTGGCAGGCCGGCAATAAGTTTCAGCAAGCTTAACAGCCTCCAGTACTCGTCCGATCAGGAAGTGTTGTGGGTCGTATTGTACTTGGGCGAGTTGTGCTTTGTTATACAGATCCACATCTGGGGTGCTGCCGATAAATATCTCGACCACCTCGTTTCCCAGGCTTTCAATAGACATCTGTCTGGATGGGGTATCGGCAGGCGGCAGGTTATTGGTTAGCTCAATGCCTTTGCGAGTGCGCAATTCGGTGCGTCTGATCTTCTCTTTTTCCAGGCGGCCCTGCAGCGCCTTGGCCCTGAGTTGCAGTTCCTGATGTAGGTGGTTGAAAGTAAGATCGGTTTTAGCGGATGGTTTGGGCAGAGTAACCGAATTTACTTCCCTGTATTGGTGATGATCCTGCAGAAATTGTCGCCTGATCTTTTCCAGCGCTTCATACAGCAGTTTTGCCTGTAATGGTTTTTGCAGCCATATTGCGCCTTCGGCCTGTGTCTCATGCAAGGAGAGGAGAATCGTAGGGCAGCGGTATTGACGCTCGATCTGGCTTGCCCAGATAGACTTGCCGTGGAGGCCATCCAGATCGATCAGGCAGATATCGGCGGAGTGGGGATTCTCGTTGACGACATAATCGCCATGGCAGTTTTCCGAGAAGAAGTAACGCAATCTGTTTTCGAGGCGCGTATTAATATCGAGCAGACCGATTCTCAGTGGCCTGTCGTAATCTTCCTGCGGCAGCACATCCGGCGTTACAAAAGATTTCTTGACGGGCCTGCCTCCTTTGCGTTTTAGAGCTTTCATAACTACATGTTTTTTAAGGGTTGTCTTATTCTAAAGTACTAATATAGTGCTCTGCAAAGTTCCAGAGACTGGCATGAAATCGAACATTACATCGGTCTGCAATTTGTCCGCCTAGGCTCCTGATTTTCTCTCCAATGGGGGAAAGTGAGGATTACGTCACAGAATATAGTGAATAGGGGGAGGGTAGGTCAATCCGCCAGTTGTTAATGATCATTAACAATTCTGTTGATAGGATTTGGGAAGGTGTTACCGCCTGTCCGCAAGTGAGATCATCTCTTCTGCGTGAGCGAGGGTCTGTTCAGTGATTTCGATGCCGCCCAACATGCGGGCGATCTCCTGGATTCGGCTCTCATCCCCCAGTGGGGTGATCTCCGTGCGGGTCAGCTTATTGGTCGTGCTTTTCTGCACCTGGAGGTGGTTCAAAGCCTGTGCCGCTACTTGGGGCAGGTGGGTGACGCAGAGAATTTGCCTGGACTCACCGAGGGTGCGCAGCATCTGGCCTACGATCTCAGCCACACTGCCGCCGATGCCGACGTCGACCTCATCGAATACGAGGGTCGGGGTATCACCGTAACGGATGGTGGCGACCTGGATGGCCAGACTGATGCGGGAGAGTTCACCGCCGGAGGCCACTTTGTTAAGGGGCTGCAGAGGCATGCCAGGATTGGCGGAGACCATGAATTCGATCAGATCGAGCCCAGAGCCGTTGGCGTCTGCTGCGTTGATCTCCTTTAGGGTGACATCGAAACGTCCACCGGGCATACCCAGTTGTTGCATGGCGGCACTGATCTCCTGAGCCAGTCGTTTGCCGGTCAGACGACGCTTGCCGCTCAGTTTTTTCGCCTGCCCTAAAAACGCCTCCCGCTGTTTTTCAACACGAACGGACAGGGTCTCCAGCGTTACATCGGCGTTTTCCAACTGCGCCAGTTCCTGCAGGACCTGCTGCAGGCGTTGGGGGAGTCTCTCCGGGCTGACCCGGTATTTTCGCGCCATGTCATGCAGTGCGCCGATGCGCGCTTCCACTTGCTGCAGGCTTTCGGGATCGAGTTCAAGACCTGAGAGATAGTTGCGCAGGCCGATCAGGGCCTCATCCACCTGAATCAGGGCGCTCGCCAGCATTTCCCCGGGTTCTTCGAGATTGCTGTCCAGCTCCTGCAGTGCGCTGAGTTCATCACTCAGACGTGCGAGTTGGCTGCGCAGAGACGGCTCGTTC from Gammaproteobacteria bacterium (ex Lamellibrachia satsuma) harbors:
- the recN gene encoding DNA repair protein RecN, which translates into the protein MLTQIHVRNLAIVAALELDLFSGLSALTGETGAGKSILIDALGLALGGKTDNSMIRSGSERAEITAIFDISALPEIHSWLQDHSLDDENDCMLRRVLSRESRSRAYINGRPVPIQQVQELGQRLVQIHGQHAHQSLLRPHYQRRLLDAYGDHLAQTKTVDESFRDYRKSFEQLETLLAAAADRASRLDLLRFQADELSQLGASCAEIETLDRDHKRLSHLERLRFGCGAVIDGLDENEPSLRSQLARLSDELSALQELDSNLEEPGEMLASALIQVDEALIGLRNYLSGLELDPESLQQVEARIGALHDMARKYRVSPERLPQRLQQVLQELAQLENADVTLETLSVRVEKQREAFLGQAKKLSGKRRLTGKRLAQEISAAMQQLGMPGGRFDVTLKEINAADANGSGLDLIEFMVSANPGMPLQPLNKVASGGELSRISLAIQVATIRYGDTPTLVFDEVDVGIGGSVAEIVGQMLRTLGESRQILCVTHLPQVAAQALNHLQVQKSTTNKLTRTEITPLGDESRIQEIARMLGGIEITEQTLAHAEEMISLADRR